The Cucumis melo cultivar AY chromosome 6, USDA_Cmelo_AY_1.0, whole genome shotgun sequence genome includes a region encoding these proteins:
- the LOC103483172 gene encoding uncharacterized protein LOC103483172, whose protein sequence is MGVEQNDPLKGVEQKDPFKGVDWKAVGGDMQKDPSSTNIIKKRRPTKIRQIPDYYFLPRRPLPYVMAFYGACIAGGIGAGMLVEMWINDKIKKDGGVIWEFDK, encoded by the exons ATGGGAGTAGAGCAAAACGACCCTTTGAAGGGAGTAGAGCAAAAAGACCCTTTCAAGGGAGTAGACTGGAAAGCTGTGGGTGGGGATATGCAGAAAGATCCCAGCTCTACAAACATTATAAAGAAAAGGCGTCCAACAAAAATTAGGCAAATCCCAGATTATTATTTTCTTCCTAGAAGACCCCTTCCTTATGTCATGGCATTCTATGGGGCCTGTATTGCTGGTGGTATCGGTGCTGGTATGCTGGTGGAGATGTggataaatgataaaattaaaa AGGATGGAGGTGTCATCTGGGAGTTTGACAAGTAG
- the LOC103483173 gene encoding pyridoxine/pyridoxamine 5'-phosphate oxidase 2, translating to MGSAVAPWKSLLLRALESNGQIKHSKFLQLATIGTNGRPSNRTVVFREFEEGTDRIHIYTDSRSRKIEELKNCPFAEICWYFTDTWEQFRISGRMEVVDASCLDATKFKQRAEAWSSISPKSRMQYLGPSPGLPHLAEQPAKEPFLDSYSGPVDAFCLLVFDPDQVDYLNLKSEERNLFRAIPSFGGEKLWETERINP from the exons ATGGGATCGGCAGTGGCGCCATGGAAGTCCCTTCTTCTCCGTGCTTTGGAATCTAATGGCCAAATCAAGCATTCCAAATTCTTGCAGCTC GCAACGATAGGAACTAATGGAAGGCCCTCAAATCGAACAGTTGTTTTCAGAGAATTTGAAGAAGGCACCGACAGGATCCATATTTACACAGATTCTAGAAGTCGCaag ATTGAAGAGCTTAAGAATTGTCCATTTGCTGAG ATTTGTTGGTATTTCACCGATACATGGGAGCAATTTCGTATCAGTGGGAGAATGGAGGTTGTCGATGCATCATGTCTTGATGCTACAAAGTTCAAG CAAAGGGCAGAAGCCTGGTCCTCCATTTCTCCCAAGTCAAGAATGCAGTATTTGGGACCTAGTCCAGGTCTTCCTCACCTTGCTGAACAACCAGCCAAGGAACCTTTTCTAGATTCTTATTCGGGTCCTGTTGATGCATTTTGTTTGCTGGTCTTCGATCCTGATCAG GTTGATTATCTGAATCTGAAGAGTGAAGAAAGGAATTTGTTTAGAGCTATTCCAAGTTTTGGAGGGGAGAAATTATGGGAAACGGAGAGGATAAATCCTTAG